In a genomic window of Caloenas nicobarica isolate bCalNic1 chromosome 1, bCalNic1.hap1, whole genome shotgun sequence:
- the NEDD1 gene encoding protein NEDD1 produces the protein MQESIRFASSGDDVKIWDSSSLTVVEQFNPHVPPHPVSSLCWASNNRYLVTASAAGDKIVVSSCKSKPVPLFEIAEGAKQTCVSLNSSSSYIVSGGLDNTVNIWDLKSRKVYRSIKDHKDEVTCVTYNWNDCYIASGSLSGEIILHSITTNLSSTPFGHSSRQPIRHLKYSSFKKSLLGSVSDSGNVTLWDVNSQNPYHNFENTHKAPASEICFSPVNKLLLVTVGLDKRIILYDTSSKKLLTTIVADFPLTTVDFMPDGTTLAIGCSRGKICQYDLRQLTSPVKTVIAHKGCVKCIRLQFSSTFSKSNLTGSSNKPVSKKAEVKAGSNPGGIQNIGIKNVASQASATVSPHLTLPNENKGGEVIQEKTGFPHSCSLDVIPSKETDHGKSATLNSADDLSRSSFGDVFSPVRDDIIASKANEDPQGKGDALDFQSYLLGLDFLPQFTTALPVKRNPVGSSAQGIRSSPLHALVGSPVKEEEGHLETDTRKMNLGKQESKEVLKQLSKSSSSSAESVTLSSPPSTAVKAPDTNERLLKNIQAHPAYDLPVNGTTSTSPKITSPVTAGVASSLSEKIVETIESSRPSAPLTSIQINFIQNMIQETMDDFREACHRDIVNLQVEMIKQFHMQMNEMQALLERYSVNESLVAEIERLREENKRLRTHF, from the exons ATGCAAGAAAGCATACGTTTTGCTTCATCAGGAGATGATGTTAAAATATGGGATTCCTCGTCTCTAACCGTGGTGGAGCAGTTCAACCCACACGTACCCCCACATCCAGTCAGCTCGCTATGCTGGGCCAGCAATA ATAGATACCTGGtcactgcttctgctgctggtgatAAAATAGTTGTTTCAAGCTGTAAAAGCAAACCTGTTCCACTCTTTGAAATTGCTGAAGGA GCAAAACAGACATGTGTGAGCTTGAATTCTAGTTCTTCATATATTGTGAGTGGAGGCCTTGATAACACAGTTAATATCTGGGATCTGAAATCCAGAAAGGTTTACCGTAGCATTAAG GATCATAAAGATGAAGTCACTTGTGTTACATATAATTGGAATGATTGCTACATCGCTTCTGGATCTTTGAGTGGTGAAATCATCCTACACAGCATTACCACCAATTTATCAAGTACTCCCTTTGGTCACAGCAGCCGTCAG CCTATCCGACACTTGAAATATTCATCCTTTAAGAAATCCTTGCTGGGCAGTGTTTCTGACAGTGGCAATGTAACTCTGTGGGATGTAAATAGCCAGAACCCATATCACAATTTTGAAAACACTCATAAAGCACCAGCTtcagaaatctgcttttctccagtcaATAAGCTGCTGCTTGTAACTGTAGGTTTGGATAAAAGAATTATTCTCTATGACACTTCAAGTAAAAA ATTACTGACAACAATAGTAGCTGATTTTCCTCTGACAACAGTAGACTTCATGCCTGATGGAACTACTTTGGCTATAGGATGTTCCCGAGGAAAAATCTGCCAGTATGACTTAAGACAATTGACATCACCAGTGAAAACAGTTATTGCTCACAAAGGCTGTGTGAAATGCATACGTCTTCAGTTCAGTAGCACTTTTTCCAAG tctaaCCTTACAGGTTCTTCAAATAAACCTGTATccaaaaaagcagaagtcaAAGCTGGTAGTAATCCTGGAGGAATTCAAAATATTGGCATAAAAAATGTTGCCTCTCAAGCATCGGCAACAGTTTCACCTCATCTGACATTGCCAAATGAGAATAAGGGAGGAGAGGTTATTCAAGAGAAAACAG GCTTTCCCCATAGTTGCAGCTTGGATGTGATTCCATCTAAAGAAACAGATCATGGGAAAAGTGCTACTTTAAATAGTGCTGATGATTTGAGTCGGAGTAGTTTTGGAGATGTGTTTTCTCCAGTCAGAGATG ATATTATCGCAAGTAAAGCAAATGAAGATCCTCAAGGAAAAGGAGACG CTCTGGATTTCCAGTCCTACCTTCTGGGTTTGGATTTTCTCCCACAGTTCACCACTGCCTTACCAGTAAAAAGAAACCCTGTGGGCAGTAGTGCACAGGGGATACGGTCCAGCCCATTACACGCACTTGTGGGATCTCCAGTTAAAGAAGAGGAAGGACATCTAGAGACTGACACTAGGAAAATGAATCTTGGAAAGCAAGAATCTAAAGAAGTCCTAAAGCAG cTTTCAAAATCGAGCTCATCAAGTGCAGAATCTGTAACTTTAAGTTCTCCACCATCCACTGCTGTAAAGGCTCCTGATACAAATGAGAGACTATTGAAGAATATTCAGGCCCATCCTGCATATGATCTACCAGTAAATGGTACTACCTCAACAA GTCCAAAGATAACATCACCTGTCACTGCTGGAGTTGCAAGTTCACTGTCAGAAAAAATAGTCGAAACCATTGAGAGCAGCAGACCAAGTGCACCTCTGACATCAATCCAAATAAACTTCATTCAGAATATGATACAAGAAACAATGGATGACTTCAG